The Oncorhynchus mykiss isolate Arlee chromosome 20, USDA_OmykA_1.1, whole genome shotgun sequence genomic sequence gacagacagacagagagacagagagacagacagacagacagacagacagagagacagagagacagacagacagaaagacagacagacagacagacagacagacagacagagagacagagagacagacagacagacagacagacagacagacacagacagacagacagacagacagacagacagacagacagacagacagacagacagagacagacagacacagacagagacagagagacagacagagacagacagagacagacagagacagacagacagacagacagagacagacagacagacagagacagacagacagacagacagacagagacagacagagacagacagagacagacagagacagacagacagacagacagacagacagacagacagacagacagacagacagacagacaggacagacagatgtATATCCTACATAAATTAAGGCACAAAGAGAATCGGTTCAATTTGGTAAAAGAAAAGTGCGCTTTAATATTACGTATTGAAATATCTTAGAAATATAAATATGTGCAAAATTCCTTTATTCATTTCTATTTTGTAATGCTTTTAGTTGTTGTTGTTCCAGATAGTTTTCCCTGTCTGCCAGTCTAGTGGCGAGGTTATGAGCAGTCTTTATGAAAGACGAGTACTTCACATGTAGCTGGGCTGATGCGACACATGTAAACATTATGTTGTTAGTAAATGTTAAAAATGACTAATTAGACTTCTATCAGGAAGACATGGATTCAGCTTAACACTACATAATCATCAAAATCATCATTATCACGTCTtcgtcatcatcatcttcatcactatcattatcatcatcactaccatcatcatcagaCCAAATGAAGGGGTTGTCATCATCTCTGTGGTCTGAAAACCATCTCTAACCTCTCCCCCAGCCTCACCCCTACTTGTCTTCCTCACTCTTTCCTCACCCTTTCCTAACCTCTCCCACTCGACTTCTGACTATGTTCTGTTGTAGTTGTTTCTGCCGGTATCTCAACCTATTtcctatagtgaactacttttgtgGACCAGAGTCCACAGGGTCCCAAAGTAATTCTCTATAAaaggaataaggtgctatttggggCACACACGTTGTtgtttctgcctgcctgcccgcatGGTccggtccgtctgtctgtctgcctgcctgcccggtccgtctgtctgtctgtctgtctgcccggttcgtctgtctgtctgcctgcctgcccggtccgtctgtctgtctgcccggtccggtcgtctgtctgtctgcccggtCCGgtcgtctgtctgcctgcctgcccgccctgtctgtctgtctgtctgcctgcctgcccgccctgtctgtctgtctgtctgcctgcctgccccctgGGACTATAATAAGATCCACTGTTAGCTTTGGTTGTCTGCCAGGGCTTTTGTCTGACTAACAGTGGTCTGCTCAGACTCACTGTCACAACTCCTGTTGTCAGAGAgatatgtggggggggggggataaagacaagagggagagacaggggcacCTCCATCACATTCTAACAGAAGAGCTTCCAAAACTGCAGTATAGCTGtatgtatgcctgtgtgtgtgtctatctgtgtgtgagGCTAGAGGCTGTTGTCAGCCATGATCCCTCACACCTTCCTATGAGGCCATGCTAGTTGGCATGCAGCAGTGGAAATGTGTACGAcaccatgcacacaaacacattcactcTGCTATGGGCCCCTCATTTGACATTCTCTGCCAtactccccatcccctctctccttttctctcattatacttccatccctccctctatctccctctctctctctcaatccagtCAGCCCATTTTACATgtcagacaggagaaagaggagaggcaaGCTTCTGTTAATCAATAGAAAGAGCTGTTCCTCAGCAGCACAACAAACCCACAGGAAACCTTCTGACAACACTCCTAAAGTCACTGCTAAAGTGTGTGTTTGCTTGCGTGTGAGCACGTTCACGGTCTGCGTCACTGTAATCTTTTTGACTATCCAATCACAGCTTCCGCTGGGAAAATGACTAACTGGCTGACAGGGCAATCACTTCTGACCCCCAGCGTTTTCCTGACTCCCATTGACAGTCTCTCCAGGAGAGGCGTATCCATGGCTACCTATATGAAGCTCCACTTGATAGGAAGCAGTAGCAtcgatctaggatcagcttaccctctcCAAATCCTATCCTCAACCGTTAGATGGGGAAACCCCCAaaatgaactgtgtgtgtgtgttagatgggAGCATCGTACTCCGCCAAGAAGTCTCTTAGAGTGTGAGGGAGCTGGTGTGTGTCGGGGGGATCCGGGCCCCCCAGGTGTCCGTTCAGGGTCCTTCTACACAGGTgctggagggaggacagggaggaggggaggggtcgACGCAGTTCTAACGGAACCTTCTCTCCCCCTGAGTGGATCAGATACAAACTCCCTGTCCCCACAGTCTCCCCTGCAGCCGCAGTCATGCCTCCCCCTGTCCTTACCCCGGCCCCggcctccccatctcctcctccacctccctccttccccatgTAGTGTCCAATCAGTTTGAGCACACAGTCGAAACGCGGGGGCGTGTGCGTGCAGTGGGGGTCAGGCTGCAGGTAAAAGCTTCCCCCCTGGCTGTGGATCCGGAGGTTCTTGGTCCCGCGAGCCGTCTGGACCGACAGTGTGAAGAAGTAGTGGTGGTCGGAGGAGTCTCGGACCAGGAAGGTCCCGGGGGGCTGGGAGCGGAGCAGAGCGCTGGCCTCACGACCCCCCACTGCACCCCAGTAGAACCCACTCTCCTGTAACTTACGCACCGCACACAGCACCTGGAACAGGGGGAAATAATAGGTTTTAATATAACAATTGTTTAATTTATGCAAAGTAGGTACATCAAATATACTATACACACAGCACCTGGCAGAGGAACTATAATATATGATGCTGTAATGATAACAATTAGACAAACCATCTGAGACTGAGaggaataatgatgatgatgggttAGCATTTAGTAAGAGGCTAGCTAGTTTGCATATAGTACATGTGGAGCTGCCACATGATGACAGAGTTGAACTGGCCTGTTGGTAGTGTGCGTGCGAGCTGAAGGGTTTGTAGCGCAGGGGGTCCAcgtctgacccctgacctctggcCTCTGGGCGGGTAACGCTGCTCATGGCTGGGGGGGTCGTGCCTGCTATGGGTTACCATGGCGCCCTGACCCCCCCTGCTCGGCTTGCTGACCGAGGGGTGGGGGGtccagagcagggagggaggaggaggtacaaGGGGAGGAGGTGAGTtgtgatggaggtagggaggagaaagggagaggacgtgagggaggaggaagggtgaggacgtgtggggggaggaggggggaggacgtgtggggggaggaggggggaggacgtgagggaggaggggaggagtagggTAGCGGACGTGATTCCCAGAGTGAAGACACTGAGTGGCAGTCCAGAGAGGACCTCAGAGAGACCACCCACTGCAgacagctgcagagagagagagtgagagttatGTCTATTGAAAAACTTCATTCATAACAAATcgtgtttttatttatatataaacacacatatacacatatacacacacacagtgccttcggaaagtagtcagacaccttgactttttccacattttgttaagttacagccttattctaaaatggattaaatcgttttttcccctctcatcaatctacacacaataccccataatgacaaagcgaaaacagggttttagaaactgaaatatcacatttacataagtattcagacactttactcaggactttgttgaagcaactttggcagcgattacagccgcgagtcttcttgggtatgacgccacaagcttggcacacttgtatttggggagtatcacattcttctctgcagattctctcaagctctgtcaggttggatggggagagtcgctgcacagctattttcaggtctctccagagatgttcgatcgggttcaagtccgggctctggctgggccgctcaaggacattcagaaacttgtcccgaagccactcctgcgttgtcttggctgtgtgcttagggtcattgtcctgttagaagttgaaccttcgccccagtccg encodes the following:
- the LOC110499415 gene encoding LOW QUALITY PROTEIN: suppressor of cytokine signaling 3 (The sequence of the model RefSeq protein was modified relative to this genomic sequence to represent the inferred CDS: deleted 1 base in 1 codon) produces the protein MVTHSRHDPPAMSSVTRPEARGQGSDVDPLRYKPFSSHAHYQQVLCAVRKLQESGFYWGAVGGREASALLRSQPPGTFLVRDSSDHHYFFTLSVQTARGTKNLRIHSQGGSFYLQPDPHCTHTPPRFDCVLKLIGHYMGKEGGGGGDGEAGAGVRTGGGMTAAAGETVGTGSLYLIHSGGEKVPLELRRPLPSSLSSLQHLCRRTLNGHLGGPDPPDTHQLPHTLRDFLAEYDAPI